A genomic stretch from Chelmon rostratus isolate fCheRos1 chromosome 14, fCheRos1.pri, whole genome shotgun sequence includes:
- the cct6a gene encoding T-complex protein 1 subunit zeta, with translation MAAVKSLNPKAEVARAQAALAVNISAARGLQDVLRTNLGPKGTMKMLVSGAGDIKLTKDGNVLLHEMQIQHPTASLIAKVATAQDDITGDGTTSNVLIIGELLKQADLYVSEGLHPRIIAEGFEAAKEKALAALEELKVTREMDRETLINVARTSLRTKVHKELADLLTEAVVDAVLAIAKPNEPIDLYMVEIMEMKHKTDCDTQLIRGLVLDHGARHPDMKKRVEDAYVLTCNVSLEYEKTEVNSGFFYKSAEEREKLVAAERRFIEDRVQKIIALKNKVCPNGEKGFVVINQKGIDPFSLDALAKEGIVALRRAKRRNMERLSLACGGIAMNSVDDLTPECLGNAGLVYEHTLGEEKYTFIEKCGNPRSVTLLVKGPNKHTLVQIKDAVRDGLRAVKNAIEDGSVVPGAGALEVAVADALVKHKLNVKGRAQLGVQAFADALLVIPKVLAQNSGYDPQETLLKLQMEYKESGQLVGLDLSTGEPMVSGEAGVWDNYSVKKQLLHSCTVIASNILLVDEIMRAGMSSLRG, from the exons ATGGCTGCGGTGAAATCTCTGAATCCAAAAGCAGAGGTGGCCAGGGCCCAGGCTGCTCTGGCGGTAAACATCAGTGCCGCCCGTGGACTTCAGGATGTGTTGAGAACTAACCTGGGACCGAAGGGGACCATGAAAAT GCTGGTGTCTGGTGCTGGAGACATAAAGCTGACCAAAGATGGCAACGTCTTGTTACACGAGATG CAAATTCAGCACCCGACAGCGTCCCTCATTGCGAAGGTTGCCACGGCGCAGGACGACATCACAGGAGACGGAACCACCTCCAATGTCCTCATCATCGGAGAACTGCTGAAGCAGGCCGACCTCTACGTGTCCGAG GGTCTTCATCCAAGGATCATTGCTGAGGGCTTTGAGGCAGCAAAGGAGAAAGCCTTGGctgctctggaggagctgaaggtgACTCGGGAAATGGACAGAGAGACCCTCATCAACGTAGCACGCACCTCCCTCAGGACTAAGGTCCACAAAGAGCTGGCAGACCTGCTCACTGAG GCTGTAGTAGATGCTGTGCTGGCCATCGCTAAACCCAATGAGCCCATCGACCTGTACATGGTGGAAATCATGGAGATGAAGCATAAGACCGACTGCGATACACA gctAATTAGAGGTTTGGTGTTGGACCACGGTGCCCGTCACCCAGACATGAAGAAGAGGGTGGAGGATGCCTATGTGCTGACCTGCAATGTCTCTTTGGAGTACGAAAAGACGGAGGTTAACTCTGGCTTCTTCTACAagagtgcagaggagagggaaaagctcgtggctgcagagaggaggttCATTGAGGATCGCGTGCAAAAGATCATCGCACTGAAGAACAAAGTCTGTCCCAATGGGGAGAAGGGTTTTGTCGTCATTAACCAGAAG GGTATTGACCCATTCTCCCTGGATGCCCTCGCCAAGGAAGGCATCGTGGCTTTGCGCAGGGCAAAGAGGAGGAACATGGAGAG ACTCTCCCTCGCTTGCGGTGGCATCGCCATGAATTCAGTTGATGACCTCACACCCGAGTGCTTGGGAAATGCTGGGTTGGTTTATGAGCACACATTG ggagaggagaagtACACGTTCATCGAGAAGTGTGGAAACCCTCGTTCAGTTACCCTGCTGGTGAAGGGACCCAACAAACACACCCTCGTACAGATCAAAGATGCTGTGAGGGATGGTTTGAGGGCAGTTAAGAACGCCATAGAAGATG GCAGTGTCGTGCCTGGCGCAGGTGCGTTAGAGGTGGCTGTGGCTGACGCTCTGGTAAAACACAAGCTGAACGTGAAAGGCAGAGCCCAGCTGGGAGTCCAGGCATTTGCAGATGCTCTCCTCGTCATCCCCAAG GTTTTGGCCCAGAACTCTGGCTATGACCCACAGGAGAccctgctgaagctgcagatggaGTACAAGGAGTCTGGTCAGCTAGTTGGATTGGACCTCAGCACAG GGGAACCAATGGTGTCAGGAGAAGCAGGTGTATGGGACAATTACAGCGTTAAGAAACAGCTTCTCCATTCATG CACGGTGATTGCCAGCAATATCTTGTTGGTGGACGAGATCATGCGAGCTGGAATGTCTTCTCTCAGAGGTTAG
- the LOC121617045 gene encoding protein NipSnap homolog 2-like, which produces MATRVLQRVGKGLKQTKNGLQENGQVTVVVRSLSAFREDSWFKSLFVRKVDPRKDAHSHLLAKKEDSNLYKIQFHNVKPECLDAYNELCGDILPSIHTDPEYPCELVGTWNTWYGEQDQAVHLWRYRGGYPALTEVMNKLRQNKKFMDYRNERGKMLLSRRNQLLLEFSFWNEPVPRPGPNIYELRSYQLRPGTMIEWGNYWARAIEIRQQNHEAVGGFFSQIGSLYTVHHLWAYKDLQSREITRNAAWQRDGWDEVVYYTVPLIQHMESRIMIPMKSSPLK; this is translated from the exons ATGGCGACCCGAGTCCTTCAAAGAGTGGGCAAAGGCCTTAAACAGACGAAAAATGGGCTTCAGGAGAACGGACAGGTCACGGTTGTCGTAAG GAGCCTTTCAGCTTTCCGTGAAGACAGCTGGTTCAAGTCTCTCTTTGTCAGAAAGGTCGACCCCCGAAAAGATGCTCACTCTCATTTGCTTGCCAAGAAGGAAGACAGCAATCTGTACAAAATACAGT TTCACAATGTCAAGCCTGAGTGCCTTGATGCTTACAATGAACTTTG TGGGGACATCTTGCCTTCCATTCACACTGACCCTGAATACCCTTGTGAGCTTGTGGGCACCTGGAACACATGGTACGGCGAGCAGGATCAAGCAG TTCACCTGTGGAGATATCGGGGAGGATACCCAGCTCTCACCGAAGTCATGAACAAACTCAGGCAGAATAAG aAGTTCATGGACTACAGGAATGAGAGGGGGAAGATGCTGCTGTCTCGTAGgaaccagctgctgctggagttcaGTTTCTGGAATGAACCTGTCCCTCGTCCAGGACCCAACATCTATGAGCTCCGATCATACCAACTCAGG ccagGGACGATGATCGAGTGGGGAAATTACTG GGCTCGTGCTATTGAGATTCGCCAGCAGAACCACGAGGCAGTAGGAGGCTTTTTCTCACAGATTGGAAGTCTGTACACGGTTCACCACTTATGGG cttaCAAAGACCTCCAGTCAAGAGAAATCACCAGGAATGCAGCCTGGCAGCGTGATGGCTGGGACGAGGTTGTCTATTACACAG TCCCTCTTATCCAGCACATGGAATCTAGAATAATGATTCCCATGAAGTCTTCACCCTTGAAGTAA
- the mrps17 gene encoding 28S ribosomal protein S17, mitochondrial, producing MSVKHASVHAKWIIGRVIGTKMMKTAKVRVTRLVLDPYLLKYFNKRKTYFAHDALQQCTVGDIVLLKALPEARSKHVKHELSEIVYKVGRVVDPLTGKRVAGTEFVEPLTDLPLSLEEDTTLSEKLQELNISAASSGSDSPPAQTPIS from the exons ATGTCGGTGAAGCACGCATCAGTCCATGCGAAATGGATCATCGGCAGAGTAATAGGGACCAAGATGATGAAAACTGCCAAAGTGCGAGTCACGAGGCTGGTGCTGGACCCGTACCTGCTCAAG TACTTCAACAAGAGGAAAACCTACTTTGCCCATGATGCCTTGCAACAGTGCACTGTGGGAGATATCGTCCTTCTCAAGGCTCTGCCTGAGGCCAGGTCCAAACATGTGAAGCATGAACTGTCTGAGATAGTGTATAAAGTCGGTCGAGTGGTCGACCCACTAACAGGAAAGCGAGTTGCAGGAACTGAGTTTGTGGAGCCTCTGACTGACCTTCCACTGAGCCTGGAAGAGGATACGACGTTGTCAGAAAAACTGCAGGAGCTCAACATCTCTGCTGCCTCGAGTGGTTCTGATTCTCCACCAGCACAAACTCCCATTTCATGA